Within the Erigeron canadensis isolate Cc75 chromosome 6, C_canadensis_v1, whole genome shotgun sequence genome, the region TTCAAACAAAAGGTGTTACCTTCCCCAAAATTAAAGGTATCAAAAGAGTAAAAATTAGCCTTCTGAACAATTTCTCAGCCGGAACAGATGCTCCCAGTCCGGAAGCTATCAGCTTTGATATAGAAAAAGGCACCTAAAAAATTGTGGTTACCATTTATGTTGTCCCATTTACAAATATATGCAAGTGTAAACAGAAACAATTTATATGAATACATGAAACCCAAGATATAGTTCTCCTTTATATTCAAGAGGATTAATAGTGCCACAACTTTGGAACTTACAATCAAGATTGCCAATGAACTAGCTGTTACAGTCATTGCAAGAGCCAGTGCAGAATTTCCTCCAGCAAGCTGCATTAAGCAAAATATTGCTCGGTTCATTATAAACTTATATcgatttctcaatgatacagaACAAAGTAGAAATTGGTTTGATTTTACTATAGCAAATGACAAACCCGGGTTAAAGAAACTCCACTTGATAATGTCGTAGGCATACAGCTAAAAAGTGCTAGACCTTTACCAATATAAATTACAGATAAGCATAGTGTTAATACTAGAAATAAAGTTGTATCATTGCGTCTAAATGGCACACCTGTAATAAACTCTTGAGGTTGAAGGTGAAGCTGCAAGATGAATCTGGAAAGATTGGGGGTAAACAATAAAATTGAGGCCTGCATTATGTAATAGTATCAAACTTTCTTTACCATTCATATTCATATCCGTAAATAATACTAAGATTActtcaaaaataataagaatCACAATGAGACTTCAAAAAATTTGAGTTCATACTAGCCCAAAGAGTCCAACAGGCCATGCTTCAGCAGCGGCACCAATATCTTCACTACTAAGTGTCAATCCTACATcatggaaaaacaaaaaataaataaaaaataaggcGATTAATATTTAAGTTTAGTATTAGCTAATGCTGAAATAGCTTCTTGCCTGATATGATGAATATCCCAAAAGTGCTAACTTTAGATAACTGATATCTATGAGCAAGACATCCAGGACCAGGATTTATGAGGCCCAGCACTACTCCTCCAATAAGAGCTACACAATTATCAAacatttttgtaacttttgaaTAATGCAAATTTCAGTTCATTCAAACAATAAATGTATTGCATTACCTAATGGAAGAATATTGCTAGAAGAAAAACTCAATACAGTTTCTGCCAAGACCGAAAAGGTCCTGAAACTGGACTTTCGAGAAGGTTGATCTGCATTTCCCTGAATTTGAAACCAAAAGAATGATAAATTACAGTTAAAtgtgaaaacaaaacaaaatactgTTGCAATGAAAATATATCAAGGACCTGATTGTGGTTTTTGATGATGGCGATTGAACGCCGCTTCCGAGATATCAACGAGCTACCGAAAGCGCGATTGTGAGGTTTTGAGTTGGGGGTCCTGAGAGGAGGAAAGGTTTGGGTGACCGGAGAAAGGAGGTTAGTTAAGGTTCCCGCCATGTGGTTTCAGGGGAAAGCAGGCTAACAGCCTCACATTCCACTCTTGGTGGAATTGGCTGTTATTCAGTTTGATTTCCATTTTTAACCCCCTAATTAGACCGTTTTTGACAATTTGGCCATACATTATTACTCTTAAGGCTACAGTACGTGGCAATCGTATCAAGATacacattaattaaatatacGTAAACATAGAAGTAGAAGTGTTACAATATTTCGAAATTAATATTTGAATTTACTATATTCAGTTTTCCTGTTCGTAGTTTGTAACGAGTTGGAGGGGTCAACCTAAACCCGACCCATATTTAGTCATGTAGACCAATtaataacccaaacccactttGTGACAATCCAAAGACATTTATTTATGTCGCGTCACATGTCAAAAGTGACGCGACATATTACTACATATGAAATTATCATATTACTACATATGAGATTATCATATTACTTGTTCTAGAGTTGACCTCAAAAGGCAACTTTAGTTATTCAAGCTTGACTAATTTATGATCCATtcattttaatgttattttttaatcGATAGTTTTTGAGTCATTTTGACTTAGCCCTATCTCCAAATTCTCATACAGTTAATATCCTCGTTataatttgaaaggaaacttaCGGTCTtacatatctatactacttattaaaaaaaataccccctatgttgaaagttacatgggggaaatgtctaaaatgcccttccatgtaatattttcatctaccacccttaaaatatgtaatatttttacttagcactaaaatatttttacttacactaccccttaacattaatgattaagttatactatcaatcatttattttttaaaatatccccattaataatctacatcaatCAACGTCCCATCTACCACAAATAGTCGCAtctaccaccacatcgtcgtCGCCACGACTAcggccgcattgtgcgggtaacgTGTTAGCAAGCCATAATGAGACTTGTTAGTATCTCATAAGAATATTCAACTATTTTTGTATTGACAAAATccaataaaacatttataattCGCTCTGATAGGGTATCAATATTGTATTGATATTTGTTATGTAAATCTTCTATGTTTTAAAAACACGATACATGTTACTATTCCGGGAGAATGATAATCGAGTTTGAAGTGCAAGATTCAAAAGgtaatcagtcaaaacacacATACAATCATTTTGGCAAATTCGATCATGTGAAGTGTTATCTAGTTCGCAACATAGGTAAGGAATATGACATAGACCACAACCTGGCTAAAGATTGTGACAATATGATGATCTGTATGCATACACAAACTGTCATACATGGACTATTATGCTAACTCGGAACACTTCTTGAACTTATGATCAATAGTCTTTATTTATGCAAAACCAGATTATATTTGGATAGATTATGTCAAGGGTGCTCATATGCCAAAATTAGTGGAGTCAAGGTGATGATGGTATGTGTATGAAAACTAGAAGGGTTGAACATGTAAGATTATCTTTTCATTGATCGACTCTTTTTGTTTTTCCGAAATCAAACAAAGTCTGGTTGTTTCGGAGGCTAGCGTGTCTTGGCAAAGAAAATGATGGTTTGTTTTGGaagtgttttagacttttaacaagtattttttttattttagatttaAAAACGATTGTAAAGTCACAGTTATGTCATTGACTTTGCAAATTTATCTAAAGACCTACATTCATCGAAGTTAAACCGTATTCATGCAAATGTACATTGATAGATTAGTTTATATCAACACTTTTACTATGTTACTCGTATGTTTTACAAAGATTTTAGTGGATATAGGCATTTGACTATTTGAGCGTGACGGCATCTAGCTTGACTAGTTGTCTATTGGCTTTAGAGTTTGGATCGTGACTAGAGTATTAGTAATGCAAGGTTTAGGAAAAAGTCATTAAGGAAATGAAATGTGAGCGGAATTATCATAACAAGAAGCGACAACTACTTGAagaaatctaaacaaaataattaagaCGACGGATTTATGAATGAGTAATTTAGTTGAGAATTGAATTTAGCCAATTATATTACTTGCACATTATTGTGAGGGGTATAAATATGATTCAATGTTATATTATGATTACGAAATGGATCGGGTAATGGAACTATAAGGTTATAAGTGATAGAATGAGTGGTTTATACTCTGTAAAAAGTTTACATGGTAGAATGTGGATAAGTTTTTTTGGAGTGACGTAGTTTTCAAGAAAAGCAACGTCTTTTACCATAATATGGTGAGTCAGTGAGAGAGTAACTAGTATGGATAGCTAGTTGTCTATATTGGACCCAACTATATCCTTATTGTAGAGGCATCTCAATAGAAAACTCCATTGGGCTTTTTACCACCAAAAATTTTGACCGAAATTAACTTTACACCTGACAAAAATCAAAccataacttaaaaaataaaattgaccATTAGATCAACGGatcattgtaaatttgtaatgtgGATTAGTTACATGACTTAAATCGAAACAAGTCTAAGAATTTGATTTTCAACCCATATAAGATCGAAGGTCATTTTTTACCTTTTCATATTAAACCTGAAATCAGTCTTTTTTACCTAGATAGAGGTAAGACTGGCTACATTTCTACTTCTTTTATAAATTGTCGAGATATTAAGACCAAAAACCCGCAAAAGACGGTattaaatgttatttataacttatttacttttttttaaaatttttttgaacattgttaacttatctatactactatataaaaattatacccatatgttgaaaagtttacaacttGGGACATGCGAAGTTACcgttttacccttaattaattaacttacacaattattccataatcttttaaaaaatatatattcagtATCTCTAAtttcaaatatctttgtatcaatttcatacaccacttgacgccatCACCATCCATTGACGTCACGTACCACATTGCAACTAATATCATCGtcgccacattgcgcgggtaccatgctcgtttacTTAAATCCAAACATGACGATTTAAAGCATTTAGTAAGTAAACTTCCAAATTTGGCCCTTGATGTTTTGAGTGATGAACATCTGTAGTATGAAGAATTtggtaacaaaaaaaaaaaaaaaagttttatcaCATCCAACAGAAGATAACTCCCCGGAGGTTGCTGAAATGGCAGCGGCAGCAGCAGGCCGATTCCACCTCCTCCAACAGGCAATAACAATCTCATCATCTAAATTCCCTCTTCAATCGCCCTTATCTTGTTGTACGCCTAATAGTGTTTTCTTAAAACCGAGTAGCAACACTCGTTTACGCAACCTTCATCTCACTCCCTCACTCTGCTCCACCTCCAATCCCATTCCCATTCCCCCAGATCatgaggtatatatatatacatctctctctctatatatatatatttaattttttttaaagaaaaatttgaATGATTTGAAGTGTGTTATGCAGAGTGGTAGTGCAGGTGGACCAAGCGGTTCAATAGTCGGTGATCTTCTCGACTATCTCAACGAATCTTGGACTCACTTTCATGCCACAGGTACATTTCTTATCTTATCGCCGACTCTTGTATtactttaattattaaaaaaaaatcaagtcaAATTACTATTGTGTTACTCCCTGTCATGTAGAGGATACCTACGATTCCTAAAGCCTTGTTCTTTCCCAGTACATAGTCTTCTTCAACACAAAACCAAGAAAGTTGAATCCTTTGGTTGTACTACACTCTAGTGTGGTGTTTGGTTTAGTTTATTGGATGTCTCTGATTATTTTGTAGTTTTCACCCAACTAGTTTCAGTTTTTCTTGGTTGGAATCTTTGTATAAATGAGTACCCTGATTGATGGGCATGTCTATCTCTGCCGGAAGCACCGCCTCTGACTTAATGAGGGTTTCGCCATTACTTGCCTGCCTTCGTGATTGTACCATATGCGCATACAATGATAGAAAGCTTGTCCAATTGTTGGTACGTACTGAAATCTAGAAACTGTCAGTCAGCGATCCTTTCAGTTGAGCTTCTCGCCATTCAAGTACTGGTCCagtgatttttctttctttgagtCTAGTAGCTGTTGTTGATTGTTTCAGTTGAGCCTCTTGTCATTTAAATATTAGCGGTGGATTTTGTCGCATACCTTATTTTACATGAACTTTATGTAAACGTGATTGCTAGGAAGTTGATGGAAGAGTTCGGCTTATGTGAGTGGATCCCATAGGACATACAGAAGACAAATAGAGTAACTGTATTATTTTCACATTAGTTATACTTAAAGGGATCAATGCacattgatttaataattaCTCAGATTTGGTGTTAAAAGATTACACTTGAATTGTATTATTTAAGTGCTTATTGCTTGCCAAAAATCCCAACTTATTATCTCAATGTGAATCTACAGCCGAAGCAAAGCAACAGTTAGTTGCTGCTGGATTCCACCTGCTCAGTGAGAATGATGAATGGGACCTTAGACCTGGCGGACGCTACTTCTTCACTCGGAACATGTCCTGTGTGGTTGCTTTTGCCATTGGAGAAAAGTGAGCTACCATATTTCCTTTAACTATTATATcctttattattttcattaagttaatgttttgtttatttaatggTTTAGTTTTTCAGGTATTCTATTGGCAATGGTTTTCATGTAATTGCTGCTCACACGGATAGCCCATGTCTGAAATTGAAGCCGAAGTCCGCATTGTCGAAATCCAACTATCTTATGGTGAATGTACAAACCTATGGTGGTGGATTATGGCATACTTGGTTTGATAGAGATTTAAGTGTAGCTGGAAGGGTCATAGTGAGAGATGGTGATGACTCCTTTCTACACAAACTAGTCAAGATAAAGAGGCCCCTTTTACGAGTGCCTACGCTTGCTATTCATCTTGATCGGTTTGTTTGCTATTTTTCTCTTCTTGATGTATGAAATGTTCATTTAAGTaaagatatatttaaattattcaCATTGTCATCATCATATATGTTGTTTTGGTTATAGTACGGTGAACAAGGACGGTTTCAAACCAAATTTGGAGACTCAGCTCAACCCACTGTTGGCAACAAAACATGACGATGCGTCCTCGGATAAAGATAGAAATTCCACATTGTCTAAAGTTCCTCATCATCCTCTACTCATGCAGGTATTTTTACTCACAGCCGTTGACAATTATAGCAACCATAGTACAGCAGTTAAGTGTCATCATTATCATTCTGCTGGAACTAGCTTTATTTGGTGACGTTATGTTGTTGATTTCAGATTTTATCAGATGAGTTGGGCTGTCAAGCTGATGACATAGCAAGCATTGAGCTAAACATTTGTGATACCCAACCTAGCTGTCTTGGAGGTGCAAACAACGAGTTCATATTCTCTGGAAGATTAGACAATCTCGCGTCGAGTTTCTGTGCACTCAGAGCTCTTGTTGACTCATCAGGGCCCGAAGATCTATCAAATGAGCATGCAATTAGAATGGTTGCACTTTTTGATAATGAAGAGGTACTTCAGCTTCTGAAATGTGACATTTTGTATCATGATATCACTTATTCCTTATAAGCTAAGAAAAATAAAGGTTCTGGTGAGTATCAATATTTTAATGAGCATTTTTTATAGTTACTATAATAAAGCTGAGTGAATGtttgttaaaaagattttatttaacaaaGCTGAGCTGCATGTTTGATACCAAGCTAAAGGTCTTGCTGTCGTCCTTTTCCGCTATTAGTGGTAGCCTTCTTGACCTTtgggttttttatattatctctATCGAGTCAAACTGATGAATTACAACAATAGCTTAAAAGAAATATGCCAACCAGGTCATAAGCTGCCCAAAGTGTATTTTTGATACATAtagtgttttaaattttatatttggaGAATTGGATTATTATTTAACTTAAAACAAGTCTCCAGATCGTGAATAAACTAACcgttaattcataaaaaaacttgCCTTTTTGGGGAAACAGTCTTGGTCAACCAAACCCAGGCCATACTAAACTTACATTTCTGACCTGCTGGTATCTTGCCCATATTGCCATCTCCAGCATTACTATGCTGCATATAATATATGTTCTTTGATGCTGTTGTTTGCATGTATTGCTTATGATGGTAATAACTTGCTTTTGTGCCATGAGGAGTTGGGGCTACTTTTCCACTGCTTATGTCTTTAATGTTTCAATGTTGAACCATACAAAGTTTAATTGCAACTTGACCATGTCAAATCATTTCTACCATTTCCTTCTTATCTTCAGTTTTTACTTCTTTCTGTTTTATAGGTTGGTTCTGATTCAATGCAAGGGGCTGGTGCACCAACAATGTTTCAAGCTATGAGGCGGATAATTGATTGCTTGTCTAATCAATATGTCAGAGAGAGCATTTTTGAACGTGCAATTCGTCAATCATTTCTTGGTTTGTAGTAAAGCTTTAAGGATCCTTATTTTGCTATTTCAGATTTTATATGGTCAGAAAACTTCTTAAATGTTTTTGCCATTAAAAAATGCTAGCTTTTCTTCATCAACCtgcatttataaatttttaacagATTGATTGAAAAGTTAAATAAACACTGAACCAGTTGAATTTTTCGGGGCATGTTAATATTGT harbors:
- the LOC122605003 gene encoding probable sodium/metabolite cotransporter BASS4, chloroplastic, which codes for MAGTLTNLLSPVTQTFPPLRTPNSKPHNRAFGSSLISRKRRSIAIIKNHNQGNADQPSRKSSFRTFSVLAETVLSFSSSNILPLALIGGVVLGLINPGPGCLAHRYQLSKVSTFGIFIISGLTLSSEDIGAAAEAWPVGLFGLASILLFTPNLSRFILQLHLQPQEFITGLALFSCMPTTLSSGVSLTRLAGGNSALALAMTVTASSLAILIVPFSISKLIASGLGASVPAEKLFRRLIFTLLIPLILGKAFRESFKGLADFADNNRKLLSVLSVVLLSWVPWIQVSRSRSLLLMIKPTTFLIVLMMGICFHLILLGFNAVSIQCLCAVSGGSKSIFAKKENSTALLLVASQKALPVLVAVVDQLGSTFGESGLLILPCVAGHLIQIIMDSFIVSFWNKKETLNGDTEVP
- the LOC122605645 gene encoding probable aspartyl aminopeptidase, producing the protein MAAAAAGRFHLLQQAITISSSKFPLQSPLSCCTPNSVFLKPSSNTRLRNLHLTPSLCSTSNPIPIPPDHESGSAGGPSGSIVGDLLDYLNESWTHFHATAEAKQQLVAAGFHLLSENDEWDLRPGGRYFFTRNMSCVVAFAIGEKYSIGNGFHVIAAHTDSPCLKLKPKSALSKSNYLMVNVQTYGGGLWHTWFDRDLSVAGRVIVRDGDDSFLHKLVKIKRPLLRVPTLAIHLDRTVNKDGFKPNLETQLNPLLATKHDDASSDKDRNSTLSKVPHHPLLMQILSDELGCQADDIASIELNICDTQPSCLGGANNEFIFSGRLDNLASSFCALRALVDSSGPEDLSNEHAIRMVALFDNEEVGSDSMQGAGAPTMFQAMRRIIDCLSNQYVRESIFERAIRQSFLVSADMAHGVHPNFMDKHEENHRPELHKGLVIKHNANQRYATSGITAFLFKEVAKIHNLPTQDFVVRNDMGCGSTIGPILASGIGIRTVDCGIPQLSMHSVREICGKDDVDIAYNHFKAFYQTFSSVDRKLNVD